Proteins from one Mycteria americana isolate JAX WOST 10 ecotype Jacksonville Zoo and Gardens chromosome 1, USCA_MyAme_1.0, whole genome shotgun sequence genomic window:
- the PRDX4 gene encoding peroxiredoxin-4 isoform X1: MEAAQPRLRAGGGARARRSALLLLLLAAAAALGGEAAEEQRPARQRGDEQCHYYAGGQVYPGEAARLPVSDHSLHLSQAKISKPAPYWEGTAVINGEFKELKLTDYKGKYLVFFFYPLDFTFVCPTEIIAFSDRIEEFRAINTEVVACSVDSKFTHLAWINTPRKQGGLGPMKIPLLSDLTHQISKDYGVYLEDQGHTLRGLFIIDDKRILRQITMNDLPVGRSVDETLRLVQAFQYTDKHGEVCPAGWKPGSETIIPDPAGKLKYFDKLN, translated from the exons ATGGAGGCGGCGCAGCCGCGactgcgggcgggcggcggggcgcgggcccggcgctcggcgctgctgctgctgttgctagcggcggcggcggcgctgggaggCGAGGCGGCGGAGGAACAGCGCCCGGCGCGGCAGCGGGGGGACGAGCAGTGCCATTACTACGCGGGGGGGCAGGTCTACCCCGGGGAGGCGGCTCGTCTGCCCGTCTCCGACCACTCGCTGCACCTCAGCCAGGCCAAGA TCTCCAAGCCAGCACCTTACTGGGAAGGAACCGCAGTCATTAATGGAGAGTTTAAAGAGCTGAAATTAACAGATTATAAAGGAAAATATCTTGTCTTCTTCTTCTATCCTCTTGACTT TACATTTGTATGTCCAACGGAGATAATCGCCTTCAGTGACAGAATTGAAGAATTCAGAGCAATAAATACCGAAGTAGTAGCATGTTCTGTGGACTCAAAGTTCACTCACTTAGCATG GATTAATACTCCTCGAAAACAAGGGGGACTTGGACCTATGAAGATTCCGCTTCTTTCAGATTTGACACACCAAATTTCAAAGGATTATGGTGTATATCTGGAAGATCAAGGGCATACACTTAG aggccTTTTCATTATTGATGATAAGAGAATCCTTCGTCAGATCACGATGAATGACCTTCCTGTTGGGAGATCAGTGGATGAAACACTTCGTTTAGTACAAGCATTCCAGTACACAGACAAACATGGAGAAG tttgccCTGCTGGTTGGAAACCTGGCAGTGAAACA
- the PRDX4 gene encoding peroxiredoxin-4 isoform X2, with product MEAAQPRLRAGGGARARRSALLLLLLAAAAALGGEAAEEQRPARQRGDEQCHYYAGGQVYPGEAARLPVSDHSLHLSQAKISKPAPYWEGTAVINGEFKELKLTDYKGKYLVFFFYPLDFTFVCPTEIIAFSDRIEEFRAINTEVVACSVDSKFTHLAWINTPRKQGGLGPMKIPLLSDLTHQISKDYGVYLEDQGHTLRGLFIIDDKRILRQITMNDLPVGRSVDETLRLVQAFQYTDKHGEVCPAGWKPGSETIKPEEAMRVWWPREEL from the exons ATGGAGGCGGCGCAGCCGCGactgcgggcgggcggcggggcgcgggcccggcgctcggcgctgctgctgctgttgctagcggcggcggcggcgctgggaggCGAGGCGGCGGAGGAACAGCGCCCGGCGCGGCAGCGGGGGGACGAGCAGTGCCATTACTACGCGGGGGGGCAGGTCTACCCCGGGGAGGCGGCTCGTCTGCCCGTCTCCGACCACTCGCTGCACCTCAGCCAGGCCAAGA TCTCCAAGCCAGCACCTTACTGGGAAGGAACCGCAGTCATTAATGGAGAGTTTAAAGAGCTGAAATTAACAGATTATAAAGGAAAATATCTTGTCTTCTTCTTCTATCCTCTTGACTT TACATTTGTATGTCCAACGGAGATAATCGCCTTCAGTGACAGAATTGAAGAATTCAGAGCAATAAATACCGAAGTAGTAGCATGTTCTGTGGACTCAAAGTTCACTCACTTAGCATG GATTAATACTCCTCGAAAACAAGGGGGACTTGGACCTATGAAGATTCCGCTTCTTTCAGATTTGACACACCAAATTTCAAAGGATTATGGTGTATATCTGGAAGATCAAGGGCATACACTTAG aggccTTTTCATTATTGATGATAAGAGAATCCTTCGTCAGATCACGATGAATGACCTTCCTGTTGGGAGATCAGTGGATGAAACACTTCGTTTAGTACAAGCATTCCAGTACACAGACAAACATGGAGAAG tttgccCTGCTGGTTGGAAACCTGGCAGTGAAACA